Proteins from one Mycobacterium sp. EPa45 genomic window:
- a CDS encoding 4Fe-4S dicluster domain-containing protein: MTNAVIDAAGLAQLVSALIDRGYRVVGPTVSGNAIVLAEITSAAELPVGWGVDVGPGHYRLRRRDDEAAFGHSAGPQSWKQFLHPPRQQLWSSDGTEPEDPPTYAFLGVRGCDLAAIAVLNTVLGKASHPDRGFTGRLRRAFVVAVNCTEPGSLCFCASMGTGPEVGPGYDLALTERVDDRGRRYLVDVGSDDGAEVLAALPHRDASTDEIASARDEVAEAAHHMGRQMPTGDLRELLIESRESPHWDEVASRCLTCGNCTMACPTCFCTSVEDVNDLTGQHAERWMSWASCFEFDFTFVHEGSVRQSGPSRYRHWITHKLGTWHDQFGSSGCVGCGRCIAWCPTGIDITEEMHVLAQEHDDD, translated from the coding sequence ATGACAAACGCGGTGATCGACGCTGCAGGGTTGGCGCAGCTGGTATCAGCGCTGATCGACCGCGGATACCGGGTGGTGGGTCCCACCGTGTCGGGGAACGCAATCGTGCTGGCCGAGATCACCTCCGCTGCTGAACTCCCCGTGGGTTGGGGCGTCGATGTGGGTCCGGGACACTACCGATTGCGCCGACGGGACGACGAGGCCGCGTTCGGCCACTCGGCGGGCCCCCAGTCGTGGAAGCAGTTCCTGCATCCGCCGCGGCAACAACTGTGGTCATCCGACGGCACCGAACCAGAAGATCCGCCGACCTATGCCTTTCTCGGGGTGAGAGGCTGCGATCTTGCCGCGATCGCGGTGCTGAACACCGTCTTGGGCAAGGCAAGCCACCCGGATCGGGGATTCACGGGACGGCTGCGACGGGCCTTCGTGGTAGCGGTCAACTGCACTGAGCCGGGCAGTCTGTGCTTTTGCGCATCCATGGGAACCGGGCCCGAGGTCGGTCCGGGCTACGACCTCGCGCTGACCGAACGCGTCGACGACCGCGGCCGCCGGTATCTGGTGGACGTGGGCAGCGACGACGGAGCCGAGGTACTGGCCGCACTCCCCCATCGGGACGCCAGCACAGATGAAATCGCCTCGGCACGAGACGAAGTGGCCGAGGCTGCTCATCATATGGGCCGGCAGATGCCCACCGGCGATCTGCGTGAACTCTTGATCGAATCCCGCGAGTCACCGCACTGGGATGAGGTGGCCAGTCGATGTCTCACGTGTGGCAACTGCACGATGGCGTGTCCCACCTGCTTCTGCACCAGCGTCGAGGACGTCAACGACCTCACCGGCCAGCATGCCGAACGGTGGATGAGCTGGGCCTCGTGCTTCGAATTCGACTTCACATTCGTGCACGAGGGCAGTGTGCGGCAATCCGGACCGTCGCGGTATCGGCACTGGATCACACACAAGCTCGGCACGTGGCACGACCAGTTCGGCAGCAGTGGATGTGTGGGCTGTGGGCGCTGCATCGCATGGTGTCCGACGGGAATCGACATCACCGAGGAAATGCACGTCCTGGCTCAGGAACACGACGATGACTGA
- a CDS encoding dihydrolipoamide acetyltransferase family protein: MIQFQMPALGSDMDEGTLNEWLVKPGDTVTRGQVVAVVETTKAAVEVECWHEGTVHELLVPVGETVQVGTALATLLEPGETAESAAAAPEKHVAPAEVIGAPEQPREPVRTVMAPAAPSETRPAHRRWVSPAARRLALSLGVDVEAVAGTGPQGAVTLSDVEHAAAAAKPPEAKRSVKDRGAEMRRSIAAAMSRSKREIPHYYLADEILLDKTLTWLADRNAERPITERILPAVLQLKAVAVAAQRFKEFNGFWRDDKFDGASAVHVGVAISLRGGGLVAPAIHDVADKNLDDLMAELTDLVARARAGSLRSSEMSDPSITVTNLGDQGVDTVFGVIYPPQVALVGFGKPAQRVCAVDGGIRIGTTVQATLAADHRASDGHRGALFLAAINELLQQPDLLEK; encoded by the coding sequence ATGATCCAGTTCCAGATGCCCGCGCTCGGGTCCGACATGGACGAGGGCACGCTGAACGAGTGGCTCGTCAAGCCGGGTGACACCGTCACCCGCGGACAGGTGGTCGCGGTGGTGGAGACCACCAAGGCCGCGGTGGAAGTCGAATGCTGGCACGAAGGCACCGTGCACGAGCTGCTGGTACCGGTCGGTGAAACCGTCCAAGTCGGAACAGCTCTGGCAACCCTGCTCGAACCCGGTGAGACCGCGGAATCCGCCGCGGCCGCCCCTGAAAAGCACGTTGCGCCAGCAGAAGTAATCGGGGCCCCCGAGCAGCCACGCGAGCCGGTCCGCACTGTCATGGCGCCGGCCGCACCCTCAGAGACACGGCCTGCGCATCGCCGGTGGGTCTCGCCCGCCGCGCGCCGCTTGGCGCTGTCCCTGGGCGTCGACGTCGAGGCCGTCGCCGGGACGGGCCCGCAGGGAGCTGTCACGCTCAGCGACGTCGAACACGCCGCCGCGGCAGCGAAGCCACCGGAAGCCAAGCGTAGCGTCAAGGATCGCGGCGCCGAGATGCGCAGGTCCATCGCAGCGGCGATGAGTCGGTCGAAGCGGGAGATCCCGCACTACTATCTCGCCGACGAGATCCTGCTGGACAAGACGCTCACCTGGTTGGCCGATCGCAACGCCGAGCGACCCATCACCGAGCGAATCCTGCCGGCGGTACTCCAACTGAAAGCTGTTGCTGTGGCCGCGCAACGCTTCAAAGAGTTCAACGGGTTCTGGCGCGACGACAAATTCGACGGCGCGTCGGCGGTCCACGTCGGGGTGGCGATCTCGCTGCGCGGCGGCGGGCTCGTCGCGCCCGCCATCCACGACGTGGCCGACAAGAATCTCGACGATCTGATGGCTGAACTCACCGACCTGGTCGCCCGTGCACGGGCCGGTTCGCTACGCAGCTCGGAGATGTCGGATCCCTCCATCACGGTCACCAACCTCGGCGATCAGGGCGTCGATACCGTCTTTGGCGTCATCTACCCACCGCAGGTGGCTCTCGTCGGATTCGGAAAGCCGGCGCAGCGAGTGTGCGCGGTCGACGGCGGAATCCGCATCGGTACCACAGTTCAAGCCACGCTGGCGGCCGACCATCGGGCCAGCGACGGCCACCGCGGCGCACTATTCCTCGCCGCGATCAACGAGCTATTGCAGCAGCCCGACCTCCTAGAGAAGTGA
- a CDS encoding 3-oxoacyl-ACP synthase — MGTVIEQVAVGRSRWRHRHSALHLAVSTAQDCLRMAGRRPHDVDLLINAGIYRDRNLGEPALAALIQEDVGANPEDPHSGTHGTFSFDVANGACGVLTALQIADGFLTSKTIDCAMVVASDADPGHGMSEHFPFSPAGAALLCSRADGDAGLGRVHWASIPDQGETFSATVGLIDHKNVLRVERSPACDEHFAAAAALAAQRCLSASSRTVAEVDAIVVAPAWRGYRVSLANKLGVAPDRIRAADDESMHTASLAAAFGRAIGEFDGGGLALLIAAGSGITAGAALYCIRG, encoded by the coding sequence ATGGGTACCGTGATCGAACAGGTCGCCGTCGGCAGGAGCCGGTGGCGTCACCGGCACAGCGCCCTGCACCTCGCAGTGAGCACCGCACAGGACTGCCTCCGGATGGCGGGACGACGGCCGCACGACGTCGACCTTCTGATCAACGCGGGAATCTATCGCGACCGCAACCTCGGCGAGCCGGCCCTCGCCGCGTTGATCCAAGAAGACGTCGGCGCCAATCCCGAAGATCCGCATTCGGGCACACATGGAACATTCTCCTTCGACGTCGCCAACGGCGCCTGCGGAGTCCTCACCGCCTTGCAGATCGCCGACGGTTTTCTCACGTCGAAAACCATCGACTGTGCAATGGTCGTCGCAAGCGACGCCGATCCGGGCCACGGGATGAGCGAACACTTTCCGTTCTCGCCGGCGGGGGCGGCCCTCTTGTGCAGCCGGGCCGACGGCGATGCCGGGCTCGGACGAGTGCACTGGGCAAGCATTCCCGATCAGGGCGAGACATTCAGTGCCACAGTCGGTCTGATAGACCACAAGAACGTTCTGCGCGTCGAGCGCTCCCCTGCCTGTGATGAACATTTCGCCGCCGCCGCAGCCCTGGCTGCGCAGCGCTGCCTGAGCGCGTCCTCGCGCACGGTCGCAGAGGTCGACGCAATCGTCGTTGCGCCGGCGTGGCGGGGATACCGTGTGTCGCTGGCGAACAAGTTGGGGGTGGCACCCGATCGGATCCGCGCTGCCGACGACGAATCGATGCACACCGCTTCGCTCGCGGCGGCCTTCGGTCGCGCAATCGGCGAGTTCGACGGCGGTGGTCTTGCCCTCCTGATTGCGGCAGGCTCCGGAATCACGGCCGGGGCAGCCCTTTACTGCATCCGGGGGTAA
- a CDS encoding 3-oxoacyl-ACP synthase III family protein — MTRKRWLMMEPSEGGEEALFHTRLAGAGRHLPSTHLTTDELMSTTRHRTHIDLQRLTGIRERRVSVGDEDSYTLATTAALDCLTRSQRAADSIDAVISCSITKFRDGLTQWLEPTMSSAVAIGIGAETALTFDVSNACAGMLTGVTIANNWIRQGIIERALVVSGEYISQLGQNAARHIRSIMSKELACLTLGDAGAALLLERAPVGSAGISLAGFTTVADYSRLCLAYPKGDDPGGRMFTDARGIHRAAMSDTPLLLHEVLDTVGISIHDIDQVITHQTSARAIRKGMAKLTDEFGDNPRHDAVITVDRYGNTASTTHTVALIEELQAHRIRPGETVALIALASGLEIGVVLLTLDEELVGQWVP, encoded by the coding sequence ATGACGCGCAAGCGTTGGTTGATGATGGAACCGTCCGAGGGCGGCGAGGAAGCGCTGTTTCACACGCGCCTGGCCGGCGCGGGCCGGCACCTGCCGTCCACCCACCTCACGACCGACGAGTTGATGTCGACCACGCGTCATCGGACTCACATCGATCTTCAACGGCTGACGGGGATCCGGGAGCGCCGGGTGTCGGTGGGCGACGAGGATTCCTACACCCTGGCCACCACGGCGGCACTGGATTGTCTGACCAGGTCCCAGCGAGCGGCCGATTCGATCGATGCCGTAATCAGCTGCAGCATCACCAAATTCCGCGACGGTCTCACCCAGTGGCTGGAACCGACGATGAGCAGCGCGGTGGCGATCGGGATCGGCGCCGAGACGGCGTTGACGTTCGACGTCTCCAATGCCTGTGCGGGCATGCTCACCGGCGTGACCATTGCGAACAATTGGATCAGACAGGGCATCATCGAGCGGGCATTGGTGGTCAGCGGTGAGTACATCTCGCAGCTCGGCCAGAACGCGGCTCGCCATATCCGCTCCATCATGAGCAAGGAGCTGGCGTGCCTGACACTTGGCGACGCCGGCGCGGCACTTCTGCTGGAGCGTGCACCGGTCGGCTCGGCCGGGATAAGTCTGGCCGGCTTCACCACTGTGGCGGACTACAGCCGGCTTTGTTTGGCTTATCCGAAAGGAGACGATCCCGGCGGCCGGATGTTTACCGATGCGCGCGGAATCCATCGGGCTGCGATGTCCGACACTCCACTGTTGTTGCACGAAGTGCTTGATACGGTTGGCATCTCGATACACGATATCGACCAGGTGATAACCCACCAGACTTCGGCCCGCGCGATCCGCAAGGGCATGGCCAAGCTCACCGACGAATTCGGCGACAACCCGCGACACGATGCCGTGATCACCGTCGACCGATACGGCAACACGGCGTCGACCACCCACACCGTCGCACTCATCGAGGAACTCCAGGCACATCGCATCCGTCCCGGCGAAACCGTCGCGCTGATCGCGCTGGCATCCGGGCTGGAAATCGGTGTTGTTTTACTGACGCTGGACGAAGAGCTGGTGGGTCAATGGGTACCGTGA
- a CDS encoding acyl carrier protein, translated as MADNDIRAEILAVLTTIAPEVDADDISDDMLLRDQVDLDSMDWLNFLIGIHKRLQVEIPEADYQSLRTLSDLVDYVTHSQAQRL; from the coding sequence ATGGCAGACAACGATATTCGCGCCGAGATCCTGGCCGTACTCACCACCATCGCACCGGAGGTCGACGCCGACGACATCAGCGACGACATGCTGTTGCGTGACCAAGTCGATCTCGACTCGATGGACTGGCTGAACTTCCTGATCGGGATTCACAAGCGATTGCAGGTCGAGATCCCTGAGGCTGACTACCAGTCGTTGCGGACGTTGTCCGATTTGGTCGATTACGTCACTCATTCCCAGGCGCAGCGTCTTTGA
- a CDS encoding alpha-ketoacid dehydrogenase subunit beta — MKTTYRAAMHDALRDALQDDPRVILMGEDVGRYGGTYAVSKGLLDEFGPERVRDTPLSELGFVGVGIGAALGGLRPVVEIMTVNFSLLALDQIVNTAAALRHMSGGQFSVPLVVRMATGAGRQLAAQHSHSLECWYAHIPGIKVVAPATVQDAYGMLGTALADPDPVIIFEHVQLYNTATDTENLTATDISRAAIRRSGSDVTLITYGGCLPKALDAANELSLAGIDCEVIDLRVLRPLDTDTIIESVRKTHRAVVVDEAWQSGSLAAEIVARIVENAFFDLDAPVARVCSAEVPMPYAKHLEQAALPQPDKIVAAVKGLLGDAS, encoded by the coding sequence ATGAAGACCACATACCGCGCCGCCATGCATGACGCGCTCCGGGACGCACTGCAGGACGATCCGCGCGTGATATTGATGGGCGAGGACGTGGGACGTTACGGCGGCACCTATGCGGTCTCCAAGGGGCTGCTCGACGAGTTCGGTCCCGAACGGGTCCGAGACACCCCACTGTCGGAGTTGGGATTCGTCGGTGTCGGAATCGGCGCGGCGCTCGGCGGCCTGCGGCCCGTCGTCGAAATCATGACCGTGAACTTCAGCCTGCTGGCCCTCGACCAGATCGTCAACACCGCTGCCGCGCTGCGACATATGTCCGGCGGGCAGTTCTCGGTCCCGTTGGTCGTGCGGATGGCCACAGGTGCCGGCCGGCAGCTGGCCGCCCAGCATTCACACAGCCTGGAATGCTGGTACGCCCACATCCCCGGCATCAAAGTGGTTGCGCCGGCGACGGTCCAGGATGCGTACGGCATGCTCGGCACCGCGCTCGCCGACCCCGATCCGGTGATCATCTTCGAGCATGTCCAGCTCTACAACACCGCAACGGACACCGAGAACCTGACTGCGACCGACATTTCCCGCGCGGCGATCCGTCGGTCCGGATCTGACGTCACGTTGATCACCTACGGCGGTTGCCTGCCCAAAGCCTTGGACGCGGCCAACGAGCTGTCCTTGGCCGGCATCGACTGTGAGGTCATCGATCTGCGCGTATTGCGCCCCCTGGATACCGACACGATCATCGAATCTGTCCGCAAGACGCATCGGGCGGTCGTGGTCGACGAAGCCTGGCAATCGGGCAGTCTGGCGGCAGAGATCGTCGCACGCATCGTCGAGAACGCATTCTTCGACCTCGACGCACCGGTGGCACGGGTGTGCAGTGCCGAAGTCCCGATGCCGTACGCCAAACACCTCGAACAAGCCGCCTTGCCACAGCCGGACAAGATCGTGGCGGCCGTCAAGGGCCTCTTGGGTGATGCATCATGA
- a CDS encoding FAD/NAD(P)-binding protein: MTDSITCPATPAAMTPVPYRVRARVAENHDSATVELEPVDEPLTAPLPGQFMMMYAFGIGEVAISVSGLTDGTDATITHTIRSVGAVSRALHDAQPGTVIGMRGPFGTDWGLRAAATRDLVIVAGGVGLAPLRPVILGVLADRDAYGTVTLIAGARSRGDFLYGDELQRWADDGAIDVHLTVDVPVQGWSGEIGFVTEPLRRLPLRAANTTAFLCGPESMMRNGAVELMRKGLAANSIRVSLERNMQCGIGWCGHCQLGPLLLCRDGPVVGYDVAEPLLAVKEL; encoded by the coding sequence ATGACTGACAGCATCACCTGTCCGGCCACGCCGGCCGCAATGACCCCGGTCCCGTATCGCGTGCGCGCCCGGGTGGCCGAGAACCATGATTCAGCCACGGTGGAGCTGGAACCGGTGGACGAACCGCTGACCGCGCCGCTGCCGGGGCAATTCATGATGATGTACGCCTTCGGGATCGGCGAAGTCGCCATCTCGGTCAGCGGTCTGACCGACGGCACCGATGCCACCATCACCCACACCATCCGCTCGGTGGGTGCGGTGAGCCGCGCGCTGCACGACGCGCAACCGGGCACGGTGATCGGGATGCGCGGCCCATTCGGCACCGACTGGGGCCTGCGGGCCGCTGCAACGCGCGACCTCGTCATCGTGGCCGGAGGGGTCGGCCTCGCTCCGCTTCGGCCCGTCATCCTCGGCGTGCTCGCCGACCGCGACGCCTACGGCACGGTCACCCTGATCGCCGGTGCCCGCTCCCGCGGCGACTTCCTGTACGGCGATGAACTGCAGCGCTGGGCCGATGACGGCGCCATCGATGTGCACCTGACTGTCGACGTGCCCGTGCAGGGGTGGTCCGGCGAAATCGGATTCGTCACCGAACCGCTGCGCAGACTGCCTCTGCGGGCAGCCAACACCACCGCGTTCCTCTGCGGCCCAGAATCGATGATGCGAAACGGCGCTGTCGAGCTCATGCGAAAGGGATTGGCCGCCAACTCCATCCGGGTCTCCCTCGAGCGCAACATGCAATGCGGGATCGGCTGGTGCGGACATTGCCAGCTGGGTCCGCTGCTGTTGTGCCGAGACGGACCGGTCGTCGGCTATGACGTCGCAGAACCCCTACTCGCAGTCAAGGAGTTGTAG